A window from Cryobacterium sp. PAMC25264 encodes these proteins:
- the gltX gene encoding glutamate--tRNA ligase, protein MSTTTAHPFSTATGTDVRVRFCPSPTGTPHVGLIRTALFNWAYARHTGGKFIFRVEDTDAARDSEESFTQLLEAMRWLRLDWDEGVETGGPNEPYRQSQRYDIYRDVIAKLVESGHIYESFATGEEIAERNIKLGRDPKLGYDNYERDLTDEEKDAFRAEGRQPALRLKVPDTELSFDDLVRGEITFPAGSFSDFVVVRPNGHPLYPFVNPVDDALMGVTHVLRGEDLLSSTPRQIALYHALIDIGLTTFVPRFGHLPYVMGDKNKKLSKRDPESNLFLHRERGFIPEGLVNYLSLLGWSLTHDRDVFSIEEMIAAFDVVDVNPNPARFDLKKAESLNGDHIRLLAPADFAQRVVPYLAAAGVLSEPLSDNQKAILTAAPLVQERIALLGETPAMLGFLFEPADKLEHQADALASLPQNAGEILAAATDALRNIPEAEWTHERVHTTLTETLIDGLGLKPRVAFGPLRVAVSGRKISPPLFESMEILGQADSLARLDRLSATLVS, encoded by the coding sequence ATGTCTACTACAACAGCGCACCCGTTCTCGACCGCAACCGGCACTGATGTGCGCGTGCGGTTCTGCCCCTCGCCCACCGGCACGCCGCACGTCGGCCTGATCCGCACGGCCCTGTTCAACTGGGCCTATGCCCGGCACACGGGAGGTAAGTTCATCTTCCGCGTGGAGGACACCGACGCCGCCCGCGACAGCGAGGAAAGCTTTACCCAGCTTCTCGAGGCCATGCGCTGGCTGCGCCTGGACTGGGACGAGGGCGTGGAGACCGGGGGACCGAACGAGCCATACCGGCAGTCCCAGCGCTACGACATCTACCGCGACGTGATCGCGAAGCTTGTCGAGTCGGGCCACATCTACGAGAGCTTCGCCACCGGCGAGGAGATCGCCGAGCGCAACATCAAGCTCGGCCGCGACCCCAAGCTCGGGTACGACAACTACGAGCGCGACCTCACCGACGAGGAGAAGGATGCGTTCCGCGCCGAGGGACGCCAGCCGGCGCTCCGCCTCAAGGTGCCCGACACCGAGCTCTCCTTCGACGACCTGGTGCGCGGCGAGATCACCTTCCCAGCCGGCTCGTTCAGCGACTTCGTCGTGGTGCGGCCCAACGGGCACCCGCTCTACCCGTTCGTGAACCCGGTCGACGACGCGCTCATGGGCGTCACCCACGTACTGCGCGGCGAGGACCTGCTCTCCTCCACGCCCCGCCAGATCGCGCTGTACCACGCGCTGATCGACATCGGCCTGACCACGTTCGTGCCCCGCTTCGGCCACCTGCCCTACGTGATGGGCGACAAGAACAAGAAGCTCTCCAAGCGCGACCCCGAGTCGAACCTGTTCCTGCACCGCGAACGTGGCTTCATTCCCGAGGGCCTGGTCAACTACCTCTCCCTGCTGGGCTGGTCGCTCACCCACGACCGCGACGTGTTCTCCATTGAGGAGATGATCGCCGCGTTCGACGTCGTCGACGTGAACCCCAACCCGGCGCGTTTCGATCTCAAGAAGGCCGAATCGCTCAACGGCGACCACATCCGTCTGCTCGCGCCGGCCGACTTCGCCCAGCGCGTCGTACCGTACCTCGCCGCCGCCGGCGTGCTCTCCGAGCCGCTCAGCGACAACCAGAAGGCCATCCTCACTGCCGCCCCCCTCGTGCAGGAGCGCATCGCCCTGCTCGGTGAGACCCCGGCCATGCTCGGCTTCCTCTTCGAGCCGGCCGACAAGCTCGAGCACCAGGCGGATGCCCTCGCCTCGCTCCCGCAGAACGCCGGCGAGATCCTCGCGGCCGCCACGGACGCCCTCCGCAACATTCCCGAAGCGGAATGGACCCACGAGCGCGTGCACACCACCCTCACCGAGACGCTGATCGACGGCCTCGGGCTCAAGCCCCGGGTGGCATTCGGCCCACTGCGCGTGGCTGTGTCCGGGCGCAAGATCTCGCCGCCCCTGTTCGAATCCATGGAGATCCTCGGCCAGGCCGACTCGCTGGCCCGCCTGGATCGGCTCTCGGCGACCCTGGTGTCATGA
- a CDS encoding LysR family transcriptional regulator has product MPDTVHRALDVDSHALRIVHRINELGSITAAARSLGYSQPAVSQHLKRLEARLGLPLVAKSGRGVRLTEAGRILARHAATVTQALDAAAGELSDLAGLRSGRVTLAAFPSASATVVPTLLRGLSQRHPGVQLSYLEAEPPEAVRAVRDRAADLAITFSYTGDQADPHRQSAQGLTVVPLWRDEMLLVLPREHALAGQSRIDLARLAEDQWIGGCPRCRAHLLDLAARSGFTPGISYETDNVVAVFGMVAAGLGVALVPALAIAASPLPAGIVARPTTAGDFRTIHLVGAEGAESVPAVAATIRAIGEIDAAPWSLFGAGQGSHSAHAGVGHPR; this is encoded by the coding sequence ATGCCCGACACCGTTCACCGTGCACTCGACGTAGATTCCCACGCGCTGCGCATCGTGCACCGCATCAACGAGCTCGGCTCGATCACCGCCGCCGCGCGTTCCCTCGGCTACAGCCAACCGGCGGTGAGCCAGCACCTCAAACGCCTCGAGGCCCGCCTTGGGTTGCCCCTGGTGGCCAAGTCGGGCCGCGGCGTGCGACTCACCGAGGCCGGCCGCATCCTGGCCCGGCACGCGGCCACGGTGACCCAGGCGCTGGATGCCGCGGCGGGCGAACTCAGCGACCTGGCCGGCCTACGCAGTGGCCGGGTGACTCTCGCAGCGTTCCCTTCCGCGTCGGCCACGGTCGTCCCCACCCTGCTGCGCGGCCTGTCCCAACGGCACCCCGGCGTGCAGCTGAGCTATCTCGAAGCCGAACCGCCCGAGGCTGTGCGCGCCGTGCGGGACCGCGCCGCCGACCTCGCGATCACCTTCAGCTATACCGGCGACCAGGCCGACCCGCACCGGCAGAGCGCCCAGGGGCTCACCGTGGTGCCGCTCTGGCGCGATGAGATGCTCCTGGTGCTTCCTCGCGAGCACGCTCTGGCCGGTCAGAGTCGCATCGATCTGGCCCGGCTGGCCGAGGACCAGTGGATCGGTGGCTGCCCCCGCTGTCGGGCGCACCTGCTCGACCTCGCCGCCCGAAGCGGCTTCACGCCGGGTATCTCCTACGAGACAGACAACGTCGTGGCCGTCTTCGGCATGGTCGCCGCCGGCCTGGGCGTGGCCCTGGTGCCCGCCCTTGCGATCGCGGCCTCCCCGCTGCCCGCGGGAATAGTGGCCCGACCCACCACAGCGGGGGACTTCCGCACGATCCACCTCGTCGGCGCCGAGGGGGCGGAGTCGGTTCCGGCTGTTGCTGCCACCATCCGCGCCATCGGTGAGATCGACGCGGCACCGTGGTCGCTGTTCGGCGCCGGCCAGGGGTCACATTCCGCACACGCCGGTGTAGGCCACCCTCGGTAG
- a CDS encoding aminotransferase class V-fold PLP-dependent enzyme → MSSTVPPSTPLATLSLTEARAEYSPSTTRYLAACTSGRPTIETVRALQEDADIWARGEASPAHYQVEIDRARALYAGLVAVDADRVAIGSQASVMASVLAASVPDGREVVCVDGDFTSMVFPFLQQEHRGVTVRHVPVVDLAASLTERTWLVAFSLVQSATGEIADAPAIRAAAALVGAFTLCDTTQATGWLPVAAGDFDATICHAYKWLGAPRGAAFLTVQPALAELLRPVQAGWFAGDDPWASCYGPTMTLATDARRFDVSPAWPAWVGTRVALEFFARLDPAAVHGHDTSLGNALCAGLGLPQRDQAIVTWADPSGADLARLTAAGITASGRAGRARVAFHLWNDASDVDAALLALAR, encoded by the coding sequence ATGAGTTCCACAGTTCCGCCCAGTACACCACTGGCCACCCTCAGCCTCACGGAGGCGCGGGCCGAGTACTCCCCCAGTACGACCCGCTATCTGGCGGCGTGCACCTCGGGGCGGCCGACCATCGAGACCGTGCGGGCGCTGCAGGAGGACGCCGACATCTGGGCTCGCGGCGAGGCCTCCCCCGCGCATTACCAAGTGGAGATTGACCGCGCCCGGGCGCTGTACGCCGGTCTGGTCGCTGTCGACGCCGACCGGGTGGCGATCGGGTCGCAGGCGTCGGTGATGGCCTCGGTTCTGGCGGCGTCCGTGCCCGACGGCCGGGAAGTCGTCTGCGTCGACGGGGACTTCACCTCCATGGTCTTCCCGTTTCTGCAGCAGGAGCACCGCGGCGTCACCGTACGCCACGTGCCGGTGGTCGATCTGGCGGCCTCGCTCACCGAGCGCACCTGGTTGGTGGCCTTCTCCCTCGTGCAATCCGCCACCGGCGAGATAGCGGATGCGCCGGCGATCCGCGCGGCGGCCGCCTTGGTGGGCGCGTTCACACTCTGCGACACCACCCAGGCCACCGGCTGGCTGCCCGTGGCGGCGGGCGACTTCGACGCCACGATCTGCCATGCCTACAAGTGGCTGGGTGCCCCGCGTGGGGCCGCGTTCCTCACCGTGCAGCCAGCCCTGGCGGAGCTGCTGCGCCCGGTGCAGGCCGGCTGGTTCGCCGGCGACGACCCGTGGGCATCCTGTTACGGCCCCACCATGACGCTGGCGACGGATGCGCGCCGCTTCGACGTGTCTCCGGCCTGGCCGGCTTGGGTGGGCACGAGGGTTGCCCTGGAGTTCTTCGCCCGGCTCGACCCGGCGGCGGTGCATGGCCACGACACGAGCCTCGGGAATGCGCTCTGCGCCGGACTCGGGCTGCCCCAACGAGACCAAGCCATCGTCACGTGGGCGGACCCGTCCGGCGCCGATCTGGCGCGCCTTACCGCAGCCGGCATCACGGCCTCCGGACGCGCGGGCCGCGCCAGAGTCGCCTTCCACCTCTGGAACGACGCCTCCGACGTCGACGCCGCCCTACTCGCCCTCGCCCGCTGA
- a CDS encoding ISL3 family transposase has protein sequence MRTARIWRTLLGVEKTIVDDVDYDDDAGVLVVAVRPMKAARNRCGLCHRRSPGYDRGEGRRRWRSLDAGIIQVVLEADARRVACREHGVTVASVPWARHQAGHTYLFDDHVAWLATQSSKTAVTALMRIAWRTVGAIVTRVWDDAATLHDPFDGLTRIGIDEISYKRGHKFLTIVVDHDTGRLVWAAPGQDKATLGTFFDALGPERSAQITHVSADGAAWIANVVAARCPNAVRCADPFHVVKWATEALDEVRRAAWNDARKAARINDAARGRGRPRNGAPERPDSARAAGIRNSRYALWKNPENLTEKQQTKLAWIVQTDPRLARAYYLKEGLRVIFKLPLDQAKEALDKWVAWARRCRIPAFVKLQRSIVKHRVAILASIEHNLSNGRIESMNTKIRLLTRIAFGFASPDALISLAMLSLGGHRPALPGRK, from the coding sequence GTGCGTACTGCAAGGATATGGCGGACTCTGCTCGGTGTCGAAAAGACCATCGTTGACGACGTCGATTACGACGACGATGCGGGCGTTTTGGTCGTCGCGGTCCGGCCGATGAAAGCGGCCCGGAACCGGTGTGGGCTGTGCCACCGGCGCAGCCCAGGCTACGACCGTGGTGAGGGTCGACGACGCTGGCGGAGCCTGGATGCTGGCATCATCCAGGTCGTTCTCGAGGCAGACGCCCGCCGGGTGGCGTGCCGTGAGCATGGCGTCACGGTCGCGTCGGTGCCGTGGGCTCGGCACCAGGCCGGACATACCTACCTCTTCGACGACCACGTCGCGTGGCTGGCTACGCAGTCTTCCAAGACCGCGGTTACCGCGTTGATGCGCATCGCTTGGCGCACCGTCGGCGCGATCGTCACCCGGGTCTGGGACGACGCCGCGACCCTGCACGACCCGTTCGATGGCCTCACCCGCATCGGGATCGATGAGATCTCCTACAAGCGTGGCCACAAGTTCCTCACCATCGTCGTGGACCACGACACCGGTCGTCTCGTCTGGGCTGCACCGGGCCAAGACAAAGCCACCCTCGGCACGTTCTTCGACGCCCTCGGCCCCGAGCGTTCCGCACAGATCACGCATGTTTCCGCGGACGGTGCGGCCTGGATCGCCAACGTTGTCGCGGCCCGCTGCCCGAACGCGGTGCGCTGCGCGGACCCGTTCCACGTCGTCAAATGGGCCACCGAAGCCCTCGACGAAGTCCGCCGCGCAGCCTGGAACGACGCCCGCAAAGCCGCCCGCATCAATGACGCCGCGCGGGGCCGCGGCCGACCCCGGAACGGAGCCCCCGAACGCCCCGACAGCGCTCGCGCGGCCGGCATCAGAAACAGCCGTTATGCGCTCTGGAAAAACCCCGAGAACCTCACCGAGAAACAACAAACCAAGCTGGCCTGGATCGTCCAAACCGACCCCCGACTGGCCCGCGCCTACTACCTCAAAGAAGGCCTCAGAGTCATCTTCAAACTCCCGCTCGACCAGGCCAAGGAAGCCCTCGACAAATGGGTCGCCTGGGCTCGCCGCTGCCGCATCCCCGCGTTCGTGAAGCTGCAACGAAGCATCGTGAAGCACCGCGTCGCGATCCTCGCCTCGATAGAACACAACCTCTCCAACGGCCGCATCGAATCCATGAACACCAAAATCAGACTCCTCACCAGAATCGCGTTCGGCTTCGCCTCACCTGACGCCCTCATCAGCCTCGCCATGCTCAGCCTCGGCGGCCACCGACCAGCCCTCCCGGGCCGGAAATGA
- a CDS encoding type 1 glutamine amidotransferase domain-containing protein: MTSVLFVVSAADHWTLNDGSLHPTGYWAEELAEPHRLFTEAGWSITIATPKGAAPTVDLGSLAAGATGSDERSAELRSYLESLPALQSPNSLDDVTVSDYDVVFYPGGHGPMEDLAVDATSGQIMTDAINSGKILGVLCHAPAALLASVDADGTWPFLGYRMTGFTDAEEALGGLAPKAKWLVQARLVELGADFVEGASFGEHIEIDRNLYTGQNPASSVKLATAIIDAVAAQK, translated from the coding sequence ATGACTTCCGTACTTTTTGTCGTCAGCGCCGCTGACCACTGGACCCTCAACGACGGTTCGCTACACCCCACCGGTTACTGGGCCGAAGAGCTCGCCGAGCCGCACCGCCTGTTCACCGAGGCCGGCTGGTCGATCACCATCGCCACCCCGAAGGGCGCTGCTCCCACGGTCGACCTGGGTAGCCTGGCCGCCGGTGCCACCGGTAGCGACGAGCGCTCCGCCGAACTTCGCAGCTACCTCGAATCCCTGCCGGCCCTGCAGAGCCCGAACTCGCTCGATGACGTGACGGTGTCCGACTACGACGTGGTCTTCTACCCCGGCGGCCACGGCCCCATGGAAGACCTCGCTGTCGACGCGACCAGCGGTCAGATCATGACGGATGCCATCAACTCCGGCAAGATCCTCGGCGTGCTCTGCCACGCCCCGGCGGCCCTGTTGGCCTCCGTTGACGCCGACGGAACCTGGCCGTTCCTGGGCTACCGGATGACCGGCTTCACCGACGCCGAGGAGGCGCTGGGCGGACTCGCGCCGAAGGCCAAGTGGCTCGTGCAGGCGCGCCTGGTCGAACTGGGTGCCGACTTCGTCGAGGGTGCGTCCTTCGGGGAGCACATCGAAATCGACCGCAACCTCTACACGGGCCAGAACCCGGCGTCGTCGGTCAAGCTCGCCACGGCGATCATCGACGCGGTGGCCGCCCAGAAGTAG
- a CDS encoding NADP-dependent oxidoreductase — translation MTTVTSTQIQLSARPTGWPTDADFSTAVVELPELTAGQVRVVNDFISVDPYMRGRMNDVKSYIPPFVLGETMGGGAVGHVVESTVESVPVGSLVVHQYGWRDVVQEDAAGFRVVPEIPNVPASAYLGVLGMTALTAYVGLLEVAQFKAGDTVFVSGAAGAVGSMVGQIARLKGAARVIGSAGTDEKVALLTEKYGFDAAFNYKTGDIAEQLAKAAPEGIDVYFDNVGGDHLSAALGAFKDGGRAALCGAISQMNRTDGPTGVQNMVNIVTRGLTLTGFTVGNYLQHFPAFTEQMGTWFAAGDIVFDETVVDGIENAVDAFLGMLRGENTGKMVVKTSVVAS, via the coding sequence ATGACGACAGTCACCAGTACCCAGATCCAGCTCTCCGCCCGGCCCACCGGCTGGCCCACCGACGCGGACTTCAGCACAGCCGTCGTCGAGCTGCCCGAGTTGACCGCCGGTCAGGTGCGCGTTGTCAACGACTTCATCTCGGTCGACCCCTACATGCGCGGTCGCATGAACGACGTCAAGTCGTACATCCCGCCGTTTGTGCTCGGTGAGACCATGGGCGGCGGCGCTGTCGGCCACGTCGTGGAGTCCACCGTCGAGTCCGTGCCCGTCGGCAGCCTCGTCGTGCACCAGTACGGCTGGCGCGACGTCGTGCAGGAGGATGCCGCCGGCTTCCGCGTCGTCCCTGAGATCCCGAACGTCCCCGCATCCGCCTATCTCGGTGTGCTCGGCATGACCGCACTCACCGCCTACGTCGGCCTGCTCGAGGTGGCCCAGTTCAAGGCCGGCGACACCGTCTTCGTCTCCGGTGCTGCCGGCGCCGTGGGCAGCATGGTGGGCCAGATCGCCCGGCTCAAGGGTGCGGCCCGCGTCATCGGCTCCGCCGGTACCGACGAGAAGGTGGCCCTGCTCACCGAGAAGTACGGCTTCGACGCCGCCTTCAACTACAAGACCGGTGACATCGCCGAGCAGCTGGCTAAGGCCGCACCCGAGGGTATCGACGTGTACTTCGACAACGTCGGCGGCGACCACCTCAGCGCCGCACTCGGTGCTTTCAAAGACGGCGGCCGCGCGGCCCTCTGCGGTGCTATCTCGCAGATGAACCGCACGGATGGCCCCACCGGCGTGCAGAACATGGTCAACATCGTCACCCGAGGACTCACCCTCACCGGCTTCACGGTCGGCAACTACCTGCAGCACTTCCCGGCCTTCACCGAGCAGATGGGCACCTGGTTCGCGGCCGGCGACATCGTCTTCGACGAGACCGTCGTCGACGGAATCGAGAACGCGGTCGACGCTTTCCTGGGCATGCTCCGCGGAGAGAACACCGGCAAGATGGTCGTCAAGACCTCCGTAGTCGCCAGCTGA
- a CDS encoding TetR/AcrR family transcriptional regulator → MGRLQTFDSTTVVQSARDVFWDLGYEGASLADLETATGLNRSSLYHAFGSKRGLFDAAVTDYRRTVIRPRLSTLEAPDAGRDALLSYFDSLREAIAALPIDSPRRGCLLVNCATGLATHDEPAREVVEGYRTELAAALGNALAGAGSHADRTEERVRTLASLSMSAMLLSRVNAAESAALLSTAADQVRAWFPL, encoded by the coding sequence ATGGGACGGCTCCAGACGTTCGACAGCACGACGGTTGTGCAATCCGCCCGCGACGTCTTCTGGGACCTCGGCTACGAGGGCGCATCACTGGCCGACCTCGAGACGGCGACCGGGCTCAACCGCTCGAGCCTGTACCACGCCTTCGGCAGCAAACGCGGGCTCTTCGACGCCGCTGTCACCGATTATCGGCGCACCGTGATCCGCCCCCGCCTGAGCACCCTCGAGGCGCCGGATGCGGGTCGCGACGCTCTGCTGTCCTACTTCGACAGCCTGCGGGAGGCCATCGCCGCTCTGCCGATTGACTCTCCCCGCCGCGGATGCCTTCTGGTCAACTGCGCCACGGGCCTGGCCACACACGATGAACCGGCCCGCGAGGTCGTGGAGGGGTACCGCACCGAACTTGCGGCCGCCCTGGGCAACGCGCTGGCCGGCGCCGGGAGTCACGCCGACCGCACGGAGGAACGGGTGCGCACTCTCGCGTCACTCTCGATGAGCGCCATGCTCCTGTCACGGGTCAACGCCGCCGAATCGGCCGCGCTGCTCTCCACGGCCGCCGACCAAGTGCGCGCCTGGTTCCCGCTCTAA
- a CDS encoding fumarylacetoacetate hydrolase family protein: MKIARFSHAGAIAFGIIDDDELVVLTGDPMFAGYNPTGQRLPLVDVALLAPVIPRSKVVGLAGAYFADAVEKAAAQEGVAAEPRFFLKPNTTVVGPNDPIVLPAQSDDVRVEGELAIVIGRVAKNLSVADAAGAIFGYTIANDVTAVDVQDSEGHGARAKSFDSFCPLGPVIDTEFDPESAHINGRVGDTVFEDSDVSLLALSMAEIVASVSTAFTLLPGDVILTGSPSAAQRVTHGDSVSIEIPGLGVLTNPVRSAA; the protein is encoded by the coding sequence GTGAAGATCGCCAGGTTCAGCCACGCCGGCGCCATAGCGTTCGGCATCATCGACGACGACGAGCTCGTCGTGCTCACCGGCGACCCCATGTTCGCCGGCTACAACCCCACCGGGCAGCGCCTTCCGCTGGTGGATGTGGCCCTGCTCGCGCCGGTGATCCCACGCTCCAAGGTCGTCGGCCTCGCCGGCGCCTACTTCGCGGATGCCGTCGAGAAGGCCGCCGCGCAGGAAGGCGTGGCCGCCGAGCCGCGCTTCTTCCTCAAGCCCAACACCACCGTCGTTGGCCCCAACGATCCCATCGTGTTGCCCGCGCAGTCCGACGATGTGCGCGTGGAGGGTGAACTCGCCATCGTCATCGGCAGGGTCGCCAAGAACCTCAGCGTGGCCGACGCGGCCGGGGCCATCTTCGGCTACACCATCGCCAACGATGTCACCGCGGTCGACGTGCAGGACAGCGAGGGACACGGGGCCCGGGCCAAGAGCTTCGACTCGTTCTGCCCGCTCGGTCCGGTGATCGACACCGAGTTCGACCCGGAGAGCGCCCATATCAACGGCCGTGTGGGCGATACGGTTTTCGAGGACAGCGACGTGTCGCTGCTCGCGCTCTCGATGGCCGAGATCGTGGCATCCGTGTCTACCGCCTTCACCCTGCTGCCCGGTGACGTGATTCTCACCGGCTCGCCGAGTGCCGCCCAACGGGTGACGCACGGCGACAGCGTGAGCATCGAGATCCCGGGACTCGGCGTGCTGACCAATCCGGTGCGAAGCGCGGCCTAA
- a CDS encoding branched-chain amino acid aminotransferase, with amino-acid sequence MSQQSTTFPLEFELTPSETARSSAERETILSDPGFGKHFTDHMVTIDWTVEAGWQNARVTPYGPLLLDPASSVLHYGQEIFEGMKAYRHADGSIWTFRPEKNAERLQSSARRLALPELPVADFIESIKQMIAVDGAWVPNAPEASLYLRPFMIANESFLGVRAAHKVGYYVIASPAGAYFTDGVAPVSIWLSTEYSRAGRGGTGAAKCGGNYAASLLPQREAYDNGCAQVLFLDGETGSHIDELGGMNVFFVHGTDTLVTPRLTGTILEGVTRDSIIQLARDRGMTVEERDVTVDEWRDGVASGEITEVFACGTAAVVTPIAQLKGVGFEIGSADAPAGQITMALRQELTDIQYGRLPDRHGWLLRLDAAAETEVTA; translated from the coding sequence ATGAGCCAGCAGAGCACCACCTTCCCCCTCGAATTCGAACTGACCCCGTCCGAGACGGCCCGATCCAGCGCCGAGCGCGAGACGATCCTCTCCGACCCCGGTTTCGGAAAGCACTTCACCGACCACATGGTGACGATCGACTGGACGGTCGAGGCCGGCTGGCAGAACGCCAGGGTCACCCCGTACGGCCCGCTGCTGCTCGACCCGGCTTCGTCGGTGCTGCACTACGGTCAGGAGATCTTCGAGGGTATGAAGGCCTACCGCCACGCGGACGGCTCCATCTGGACCTTCCGGCCGGAGAAGAACGCCGAACGCCTGCAGAGCTCCGCTCGCCGGCTCGCGCTGCCCGAACTGCCCGTGGCCGACTTCATCGAGTCGATCAAGCAGATGATCGCCGTCGACGGCGCCTGGGTGCCCAACGCCCCGGAAGCCAGCCTGTACCTGCGTCCGTTCATGATCGCGAACGAGAGCTTCCTCGGCGTGCGCGCCGCGCACAAGGTGGGCTACTACGTCATCGCCAGCCCGGCCGGGGCCTACTTCACCGACGGTGTCGCCCCGGTGAGCATCTGGCTTTCCACCGAGTACTCCCGCGCCGGCCGCGGCGGCACCGGCGCCGCCAAGTGCGGCGGCAACTATGCCGCCTCGCTGCTGCCCCAACGTGAGGCCTACGACAACGGCTGCGCCCAGGTGCTCTTCCTCGACGGCGAGACCGGCAGCCACATCGACGAACTCGGCGGCATGAACGTGTTCTTCGTGCACGGCACCGACACCCTCGTCACCCCGCGCCTGACCGGCACGATCCTCGAGGGCGTCACCCGCGACAGCATTATCCAGCTCGCCCGGGACCGTGGCATGACCGTCGAAGAGCGGGACGTGACCGTGGACGAGTGGCGCGACGGCGTCGCATCCGGTGAGATCACCGAGGTGTTCGCCTGCGGAACGGCCGCGGTGGTCACCCCCATCGCGCAGCTCAAGGGTGTCGGCTTCGAGATCGGGTCGGCCGATGCCCCGGCCGGGCAGATCACCATGGCGTTGCGCCAGGAACTCACCGACATCCAATACGGCCGCCTGCCCGACCGGCACGGCTGGCTGCTGCGACTGGATGCTGCGGCCGAAACCGAGGTGACCGCGTGA
- a CDS encoding DUF6458 family protein: MSIGLGIFLFVVGAILVWALNIQVDWVDLDLVGYILMGAGALIFVLGSVLLTRRRSSISTTRSAVDPVSGERTVQQERSIDDV; the protein is encoded by the coding sequence ATGAGTATCGGATTGGGAATCTTCCTGTTCGTCGTCGGCGCCATCCTGGTGTGGGCCCTCAACATCCAGGTCGACTGGGTCGACCTCGACCTCGTCGGTTACATCCTGATGGGCGCGGGCGCGCTCATCTTCGTGCTCGGCTCGGTGTTGCTCACCCGCCGACGCAGCAGCATCAGCACCACCCGCAGCGCCGTCGACCCGGTCAGCGGCGAACGCACCGTGCAGCAGGAACGGTCGATCGACGACGTCTGA